In Oreochromis aureus strain Israel breed Guangdong linkage group 20, ZZ_aureus, whole genome shotgun sequence, the following are encoded in one genomic region:
- the LOC120435290 gene encoding secreted frizzled-related protein 5, with the protein MALCQNIGYNTMRMPNLLGHETPAEAVQQSASWLPLLARECHPDARIFLCSLFAPICLDRFISPCRSLCESVRDSCAPIMSCYGYPWPEILRCDQYPADHLMCISSITNTTADTAGRRAPQASCRDCELEEASSSNDLLETFCRSDFVVKLRLTRLKYSPVSLSQFSLAGKLDVLKQGPLLGGQLRSRIELWLERDATCVRNMTRQHPRGGTFLVTGTVQGERLVVNKAFAWQKQDKNLMAAARKWKQYRCRN; encoded by the exons ATGGCCCTGTGCCAAAACATTGGCTATAACACCATGAGGATGCCCAACCTGCTGGGCCACGAGACTCCTGCTGAGGCTGTACAACAGAGCGCCAGCTGGTTGCCACTCCTTGCCAGAGAGTGCCACCCTGATGCCCGCAtcttcctctgctctctctttgcTCCCATCTGCCTTGACAG ATTTATCTCACCCTGCAGGAGCTTGTGTGAATCCGTACGGGACAGCTGCGCACCGATCATGAGTTGCTATGGCTACCCATGGCCCGAAATTCTGCGGTGTGACCAGTATCCCGCGGACCATCTCATGTGTATCTCCTCCATCACTAACACCACCGCTGACACAGCAGGGCGTAGAG CGCCACAGGCGAGCTGTCGGGACTGTGAGCTGGAAGAGGCCTCCTCATCAAATGATTTACTTGAGACTTTTTGTAGGAGTGATTTTG TCGTGAAACTACGACTGACAAGGCTCAAATACAGCCCAGTCAGTCTATCTCAGTTCTCACTGGCTGGTAAACTGGACGTCCTGAAGCAGGGACCCTTGTTAGGTGGTCAGCTGCGCTCGCGCATCGAGCTGTGGCTGGAGAGAGATGCCACCTGCGTGAGGAACATGACACGCCAACACCCACGAGGCGGCACCTTTCTTGTGACAGGAACAGTGCAAGGGGAGCGCCTGGTGGTCAACAAAGCTTTCGCCTGGCAGAAACAAGACAAGAACCTGATGGCAGCTGCACGCAAGTGGAAACAATACCGATGCAGAAACTAG